The genomic interval CAACCTGCTGCGCAACTGCCCTACTACACCGGCAAGAATCCCGCGTACCAGTACAGCGTATGGGAGCACACAGCCCCGCTGTTCCAGATGATCGGAGGGCTGGCGCTACCGGTGCAGCCCGTGGCCCAGCGGCTGCGTCTGCAGGTGGAGCGTTCGTGGGACGGGCTGGACGATCTCGACGTCGTTCTCTTCCGGCTGAGGGGTTTCAGCTTCGCGATCAGCAAGCACGACGGCAATCCTCTCGGCCTTTCGTTCGTCTGGCTCACCGAGCCGCACGAGCAGGGCGACAAGGCCCTGGACATCCTCCTGGAGGTCGTCGGGATCGGGGAGGAGGCCGTCGCCTTCCGGGGAGACGGTGACGATCTCCGCGAGGAGCGGACCGAGCCGTCGCCGAAGGCCGACGCTTCCGACAAGATTGTCGGCGGCACCCCGCCGATCTCGCTGTGGGGCCGACTCCGCCGCGCCGTCGGCGGCAAGGCACCGGCCGACGGGTGAATGCGCCCACTGGCGGAATCGCACGGTGGTCGGTACCCGGACCACTCATCACAAGGCGGGACGGTGTCCGCATACCCGGTACGCGGGCGTCACGCCTTCATCCGCGGCGGCAGGACGTTCTTCCTCACCGACCCCGTCATCTGCGCCGACGGGCTCATCGACCGCTGGGGCACGGTCACCGTCGACGAGTTCGCGGGAGAGCTGCGCTCCGGATGAGTGGCCACCGACCTTCCGGACGATGCCTCGGCGTCGGCGCACGGTCCGGCCGCATGGAAGTTCAGCCAGCCCCGCACCTGACTCGCACCCGACCTCTGCGCTCAGCTGACATGGACCGCAAGGACGGGCCGCTCAAGGTGCGGGTCGCCTGCTCGAACTCGTCCGCCCCGAGCTCCACGCGCAGCGGGTCGGGATCGGCTCGCCGCCGCTCCCTTAGGAGCGGCGGCGAGCGGGCCTCAGGTGACGGTCAGTTCGTTGAGGGCGATGTTGCCCCACTGGCGGTTGGCCGCCTTCAC from Streptomyces showdoensis carries:
- a CDS encoding DUF7638 domain-containing protein — translated: MSAYPVRGRHAFIRGGRTFFLTDPVICADGLIDRWGTVTVDEFAGELRSG